Proteins encoded in a region of the Streptomyces akebiae genome:
- a CDS encoding cysteine desulfurase family protein yields MAYLDHAATTPMLPEAAEVLTAQLGVTGNASSLHASGRRARRTVEEARETLAEALGARPSEVVLTSGGTEADNLAVKGLYWSRRDADPARTRVLASPVEHHAVLDAVHWLGEHEGATVEYLPVDPYGRVHPEALREAVARNPDDVALATVMWANNEIGTIMPVRELADVAAEFDIPLHADAVQAFGQVPVDFDASGLAAMTVSGHKIGGPYGIGALLLGREYSPVPVLHGGGQERHVRSGTLDVPAIASFAVAGRLAAEQHEWFAREIGALRDALVEAVRAAVPDAVLGGDPSPAGRLPANAHFTFPGCEGDSLLLLLDAQGIECSTGSACTAGVAQPSHVLLATGTDPDLARGTLRFSLGHTSTEADVEAVAKAIGPVVERARDAGLS; encoded by the coding sequence ATGGCTTACCTCGACCACGCGGCGACCACCCCGATGCTCCCCGAGGCGGCAGAGGTCCTGACCGCCCAGCTGGGCGTCACCGGCAACGCCTCCTCGCTGCACGCCTCCGGCCGCCGAGCGCGGCGCACCGTCGAGGAGGCCCGCGAGACCCTCGCCGAGGCCCTCGGGGCCCGTCCCAGCGAGGTGGTTCTCACCTCCGGCGGCACCGAGGCCGACAACCTCGCCGTGAAGGGGCTGTACTGGTCCCGCCGCGACGCCGACCCGGCCCGCACCCGGGTCCTCGCCAGCCCCGTCGAACACCACGCGGTCCTCGACGCCGTCCACTGGCTCGGCGAACACGAGGGCGCCACCGTCGAGTACCTCCCGGTCGACCCGTACGGCCGAGTCCACCCCGAAGCCCTCCGCGAGGCCGTCGCCCGCAATCCCGACGACGTCGCCCTGGCCACCGTGATGTGGGCCAACAACGAGATCGGCACGATCATGCCGGTCCGTGAACTCGCGGACGTGGCGGCGGAGTTCGACATCCCGCTGCACGCCGACGCGGTCCAGGCCTTCGGTCAGGTTCCGGTCGACTTCGACGCCTCCGGGCTCGCCGCGATGACCGTCTCCGGCCACAAGATCGGCGGCCCGTACGGTATCGGCGCGCTGCTGCTGGGCCGCGAGTACAGCCCCGTGCCCGTCCTGCACGGCGGCGGTCAGGAGCGCCATGTCCGCTCCGGCACCCTCGACGTCCCGGCCATCGCCTCCTTCGCGGTCGCCGGCCGGCTCGCCGCCGAGCAGCACGAGTGGTTCGCCCGGGAGATCGGCGCCCTGCGCGACGCCCTCGTCGAGGCGGTCCGTGCGGCGGTGCCGGACGCCGTCCTGGGCGGTGACCCGTCCCCGGCGGGGCGCCTCCCGGCCAACGCGCACTTCACGTTCCCCGGCTGCGAGGGTGACTCCCTGCTGCTGCTGCTCGACGCCCAGGGCATCGAGTGCTCCACGGGTTCGGCCTGTACGGCCGGCGTCGCCCAGCCCAGCCATGTCCTGCTCGCCACCGGCACCGACCCCGACCTGGCCCGCGGCACCCTGCGCTTCTCCCTCGGCCACACCTCCACGGAGGCGGACGTCGAGGCGGTCGCGAAGGCGATCGGCCCGGTGGTGGAGCGCGCCCGCGACGCCGGCCTGAGCTGA
- a CDS encoding ABC transporter ATP-binding protein translates to MTELSKTGAAVGEPARAGDAPGAFLEVRDLKVHFPTDDGVVKSVDGLSFQLEKGKTLGIVGESGSGKSVTSLAIMGLHRLGARGKNVRMSGEIWLDGKELVGASSDEVRRLRGRDMAMIFQDPLSAMHPYYKVGSQIVEAYRVHHDVSKKVARKRAIELLDRVGIPEPHKRVDGYPHEFSGGMRQRAMIAMALVNNPELLIADEPTTALDVTVQAQILDLIRDLQKEFGSAVIIITHDLGVVAEIADDILVMYGGRCVERGPVDDIFHQPQHPYTWGLLGSMPRIDRAQTDRLIPVKGQPPSLINVPSGCAFNPRCPYADVPKDNITRTERPELREVGGRHFTACHLSQEDRTRIWTEEIAPKL, encoded by the coding sequence GTGACCGAACTGTCCAAGACCGGGGCCGCCGTCGGCGAGCCCGCACGCGCCGGGGACGCCCCCGGGGCGTTCCTCGAAGTGCGTGACCTCAAGGTGCACTTCCCCACCGACGACGGCGTGGTCAAGTCCGTCGACGGCCTCTCCTTCCAGCTGGAGAAGGGCAAGACCCTCGGCATCGTGGGCGAGTCCGGCTCCGGCAAGTCGGTGACCTCGCTGGCGATCATGGGCCTGCACCGCCTCGGCGCCCGCGGCAAGAACGTCCGGATGTCCGGCGAGATCTGGCTCGACGGCAAGGAACTCGTCGGGGCGAGCTCCGACGAGGTGCGCCGGCTGCGCGGCCGCGACATGGCGATGATCTTCCAGGACCCGCTGTCCGCGATGCACCCGTACTACAAGGTCGGCAGCCAGATCGTCGAGGCGTACCGCGTCCACCACGACGTCAGCAAGAAGGTCGCCCGCAAGCGCGCCATCGAGCTCCTCGACCGCGTCGGCATCCCGGAGCCCCACAAGCGGGTCGACGGCTACCCGCACGAGTTCTCCGGCGGTATGCGCCAGCGCGCCATGATCGCCATGGCCCTGGTCAACAACCCGGAACTGCTGATCGCCGACGAGCCCACGACCGCCCTGGACGTCACCGTCCAGGCGCAGATCCTGGACCTGATCCGGGACCTGCAGAAGGAGTTCGGCTCCGCGGTCATCATCATCACGCACGACCTCGGCGTGGTCGCCGAGATCGCCGACGACATCCTCGTGATGTACGGCGGCCGTTGCGTGGAGCGCGGCCCGGTCGACGACATCTTCCACCAGCCGCAGCACCCCTACACCTGGGGCCTGCTCGGCTCGATGCCGCGCATCGACCGTGCCCAGACCGACCGGCTCATCCCGGTCAAGGGCCAGCCGCCGAGCCTCATCAACGTCCCCTCGGGCTGCGCCTTCAACCCGCGCTGCCCCTACGCGGACGTCCCCAAGGACAACATCACCCGCACCGAGCGCCCCGAGCTGCGCGAGGTCGGCGGCCGGCACTTCACCGCCTGCCACCTGTCGCAGGAGGACCGTACGCGGATCTGGACCGAAGAGATTGCGCCGAAGCTGTGA
- a CDS encoding ABC transporter ATP-binding protein: MSETETRAAVPAPRADADEKPLLRVEGLVKHFPIKKGLLQRQVGAVKAVDGIDFEVRRGETLGVVGESGCGKSTMGRLITRLLEPSGGKVEFDGTDITHLNTAGMRPLRRDVQMIFQDPYGSLNPRHTIGTIVSAPFKLQGVEPEGGVKKEVQRLLELVGLSPEHYNRYPHEFSGGQRQRIGIARALALKPRMVVADEPVSALDVSIQAQVVNLMDDLQDELGLTYVIIAHDLSVVRHVSDRIAVMYLGKIVELADRDSLYAAPMHPYTKALLSAVPIPDPSRRGAKSERILLKGDVPSPIAPPSGCRFHTRCWKATQVCKTTEPPLAELRPGQRVACHHPENFEDQQPQDVVLLTAAKEAGELVPDTVKKAEGPEAPEAPEAPEAPEEPEAPEEPEAPEEPEVPQKPEAPEKPGKD, translated from the coding sequence GTGAGCGAGACTGAGACCCGGGCCGCCGTGCCGGCCCCGCGCGCCGACGCCGACGAGAAACCGCTGCTCAGGGTCGAGGGCCTGGTCAAGCACTTCCCCATCAAGAAGGGCCTGCTCCAGCGGCAGGTCGGCGCGGTCAAGGCCGTCGACGGCATCGACTTCGAGGTCCGCCGCGGCGAGACCCTCGGCGTCGTCGGGGAGTCCGGCTGCGGCAAGTCGACCATGGGCCGGCTCATCACCCGTCTCCTCGAACCCTCCGGCGGGAAGGTCGAGTTCGACGGCACGGACATCACGCACCTGAACACGGCCGGCATGCGCCCGCTGCGCCGCGACGTGCAGATGATCTTCCAGGACCCGTACGGTTCGCTGAACCCCCGGCACACCATCGGCACCATCGTCTCGGCGCCCTTCAAGCTCCAGGGCGTGGAGCCCGAGGGCGGGGTGAAGAAGGAGGTCCAGCGTCTGCTGGAGCTGGTGGGCCTGAGCCCCGAGCACTACAACCGCTACCCGCACGAGTTCTCCGGCGGCCAGCGCCAGCGCATCGGCATCGCCCGCGCGCTCGCCCTCAAGCCCCGGATGGTCGTCGCGGACGAGCCGGTCTCCGCGCTCGACGTGTCGATCCAGGCCCAGGTCGTCAACCTGATGGACGACCTCCAGGACGAGCTCGGCCTGACGTACGTGATCATCGCGCACGACCTCTCCGTCGTCCGCCACGTCTCCGACCGCATCGCGGTGATGTACCTCGGCAAGATCGTCGAGCTGGCCGACCGGGACTCGCTCTACGCGGCGCCGATGCACCCGTACACGAAGGCACTGCTGTCGGCCGTGCCGATCCCGGACCCGTCGCGCCGGGGGGCCAAGAGCGAGCGCATCCTGCTCAAGGGCGATGTGCCCTCGCCGATCGCGCCGCCGAGCGGCTGCCGCTTCCACACCCGGTGCTGGAAGGCCACCCAGGTCTGCAAGACCACCGAACCGCCGCTCGCCGAGTTGAGGCCCGGCCAGCGGGTCGCCTGCCACCACCCGGAGAACTTCGAGGACCAGCAGCCGCAGGACGTCGTCCTGCTGACGGCCGCGAAGGAAGCGGGCGAACTGGTGCCGGACACGGTGAAGAAGGCGGAGGGGCCGGAGGCGCCCGAAGCGCCCGAAGCGCCCGAAGCGCCTGAGGAGCCCGAGGCCCCCGAGGAGCCCGAGGCCCCCGAGGAACCGGAGGTGCCCCAGAAGCCCGAGGCCCCCGAGAAGCCCGGCAAAGACTGA
- a CDS encoding DUF4190 domain-containing protein, translating to MQLTAARQQNGTTAARPRGRDADGMAVASFVLGLLGLLVLNLFLGPIAIVLAAVALKRGTVRRGRAFLGLGLGIADLVVLATLMQTTNTVSWSV from the coding sequence ATGCAGCTCACCGCCGCACGTCAGCAGAACGGAACGACCGCCGCCCGCCCCCGAGGCCGTGACGCCGACGGCATGGCCGTCGCCTCCTTCGTCCTCGGCCTGCTGGGCCTCCTCGTGCTCAACCTCTTCCTCGGCCCGATCGCGATCGTCCTCGCGGCGGTGGCCCTCAAGCGCGGCACGGTGCGACGGGGCCGCGCCTTCCTGGGCCTCGGTCTGGGCATCGCCGACCTGGTCGTCCTCGCCACCCTGATGCAGACGACGAACACGGTGTCCTGGAGCGTCTGA
- a CDS encoding thioesterase family protein, protein MPEAASVQATVGDSEFDRDTALTRRMPGVYDIDLSAGWTIIGAVNGGYLLAVLGRALADALPHDDPFTISAYYLTASQPGPAVVRTDVVRTGRTLSTGQASLFQHDDEGREIERIRVLASYGDLDSLPDDVRTTAKPPAIPPIDQCFGPQDAPGPVPGGSAITDRLFLKLDPATLGWALGAPSGNGEMRSWFGLADGRDADPFSLLLAVDALPPTAFEMGLKGWVPTVELTVHIRCRPAPGPLRVAITTRNLAGGFLEEDAEVWDSADRLVAQSRQLARARLSG, encoded by the coding sequence ATGCCCGAAGCAGCTTCCGTACAGGCCACCGTCGGCGACAGCGAGTTCGACCGGGACACCGCGCTCACCCGGCGGATGCCCGGCGTCTACGACATCGACCTCTCCGCCGGCTGGACGATCATCGGCGCCGTCAACGGCGGTTATCTGCTGGCCGTCCTCGGCCGCGCCCTCGCCGACGCGCTCCCGCACGACGACCCGTTCACGATCTCCGCGTACTACCTGACCGCGTCCCAGCCCGGCCCCGCGGTCGTACGCACGGACGTCGTCCGCACCGGCCGGACCCTCTCGACCGGCCAGGCATCCCTCTTCCAGCACGACGACGAGGGCCGCGAGATCGAGCGGATCCGCGTCCTTGCCTCCTACGGCGACCTGGACTCCCTCCCGGACGACGTCCGGACGACGGCGAAGCCGCCCGCGATCCCGCCGATCGACCAGTGCTTCGGCCCTCAGGACGCTCCCGGTCCCGTGCCCGGCGGCTCCGCCATCACCGACCGGCTGTTCCTGAAGCTCGACCCCGCGACACTGGGCTGGGCCCTCGGGGCGCCCTCCGGCAACGGCGAGATGCGGTCCTGGTTCGGGCTCGCCGACGGCCGTGACGCCGACCCGTTCTCCCTGCTTCTCGCGGTGGACGCACTGCCGCCCACCGCGTTCGAGATGGGCCTGAAGGGCTGGGTCCCGACGGTCGAGCTGACGGTGCACATCCGGTGCCGCCCGGCACCGGGACCGCTCCGGGTCGCCATCACCACCCGCAATCTCGCCGGGGGCTTCCTGGAGGAGGACGCGGAGGTCTGGGACAGCGCCGACCGCCTGGTCGCCCAGTCGCGGCAGCTGGCGAGGGCCAGGCTGTCGGGCTGA
- a CDS encoding multicopper oxidase family protein, protein MTNNTERKHSRRGNKGSNTGKGLHRRKFLGGMAGAGLAAVAAAGATFSLLTDAKGNKAGAATNTATLNIPDLLEGTTSDGTTTFTLTAQTGTHEVLGGVTSDTAGYNGSYLGPTMKWTTGSTVLLNITNDLDADTSVHFHGAHIPPDMDGGPQNAFAAGETWSPTFEILDEAKTLWYHPHALGTTAEQVVHGLAGLIIVEDETEASAALPDEYGVDDVPLVLQCLATDSAGDIKYNLTGYLQNTLSFPVLCNGSNVDDTTLTFTATKTRTRFRVLNASPSDIITVQRSDGGTLTQVATEQGCLTGATEVKSIRLVAGGRAEFVMDLSEAVTLQAVVTTGWVRGGSGTYDFLTVTPDASDTPDDLPSSLNTIERYDTSDFTAREITLDQDGLEMAINGAVGTTMESMATIMTTLGAKEVWTITNTTMLEHSFHLHDVPFQLIEINGEEPTGVDLGWFDTYEVVGGGSIKIAMEFTDFADDTYMYMLHCHLLQHEDEGMMAGLMVMES, encoded by the coding sequence ATGACGAACAACACGGAGCGCAAGCACAGCCGCAGGGGCAACAAGGGCAGCAACACGGGCAAGGGGCTGCATCGCCGCAAGTTCCTGGGCGGGATGGCGGGGGCCGGGCTGGCGGCGGTCGCGGCGGCCGGGGCGACGTTCTCGCTGCTGACCGACGCCAAGGGCAACAAGGCGGGCGCGGCGACCAACACCGCCACGCTGAACATCCCCGACCTGCTGGAGGGCACCACCTCCGACGGCACGACCACGTTCACGCTCACCGCACAGACAGGCACGCACGAGGTCCTCGGCGGCGTCACCAGCGACACCGCCGGCTACAACGGGTCCTACCTCGGCCCGACCATGAAGTGGACCACCGGCTCCACGGTCCTGTTGAACATCACCAACGACCTCGACGCCGACACCAGCGTCCACTTCCACGGCGCGCACATCCCGCCCGATATGGACGGCGGCCCGCAGAACGCCTTCGCCGCCGGGGAGACCTGGTCCCCCACCTTCGAGATCCTCGACGAGGCCAAGACGCTCTGGTACCACCCGCACGCGCTCGGCACCACGGCCGAGCAGGTCGTGCACGGGCTGGCCGGTCTGATCATCGTGGAGGACGAGACCGAGGCGTCCGCCGCGCTGCCCGACGAGTACGGCGTGGACGACGTCCCGCTCGTGCTGCAGTGCCTGGCCACGGACAGCGCCGGCGACATCAAGTACAACCTGACCGGCTATCTGCAGAACACGCTCAGTTTCCCGGTGCTGTGCAACGGCTCCAACGTCGACGACACCACGCTCACCTTCACCGCCACCAAGACGCGCACCCGCTTCCGGGTCCTGAACGCCTCGCCGTCCGACATCATCACCGTCCAGCGGAGCGACGGCGGCACGCTCACCCAGGTCGCCACCGAGCAGGGCTGTCTCACCGGGGCGACCGAGGTGAAGTCCATCCGGCTGGTCGCGGGCGGGCGCGCCGAGTTCGTCATGGACCTGAGCGAAGCGGTCACCCTCCAGGCCGTCGTCACGACCGGGTGGGTCCGCGGCGGCAGTGGTACGTACGACTTCCTCACCGTCACCCCCGACGCCTCGGACACCCCCGACGACCTGCCGTCCTCCCTCAACACGATCGAGCGGTACGACACGTCGGACTTCACCGCCCGGGAGATCACGCTCGACCAGGACGGCCTGGAGATGGCGATCAACGGGGCCGTCGGCACCACCATGGAGTCCATGGCGACGATCATGACGACGCTGGGCGCCAAGGAGGTCTGGACGATCACCAACACCACGATGCTGGAGCATTCGTTCCATCTGCACGACGTGCCGTTCCAGTTGATCGAGATCAACGGCGAGGAGCCGACGGGCGTCGATCTCGGCTGGTTCGACACCTACGAGGTGGTCGGCGGCGGCTCCATCAAGATCGCCATGGAGTTCACCGACTTCGCGGACGACACGTACATGTACATGCTCCACTGCCATCTCCTCCAGCACGAGGACGAGGGCATGATGGCCGGCCTGATGGTGATGGAGAGCTAG
- a CDS encoding TetR family transcriptional regulator: MSHTFGVRQVQKQKTRRALMDAALALLEEQSLSSLGLREVTRAVGVAPTAFYRHFRSTADLGVALVEEALGSLHPVLGDLMSAVGDSDELIERAVDLIARHVDGYPAHVRFIARERHSGVQPVRDAIQGQLTRFAEEVRGELAKRPETEGWTDDDRLMLAGLYVDQMLMTASLFLKAQDESEEERLRVTRLASRRMRLISIGCRHWLD, translated from the coding sequence ATGAGTCACACTTTCGGCGTCCGGCAGGTGCAGAAGCAGAAGACCCGGCGGGCGCTCATGGACGCCGCCCTGGCCCTGCTGGAGGAGCAGAGCCTCAGCAGCCTGGGACTTCGCGAGGTCACCCGGGCCGTGGGGGTCGCTCCCACCGCGTTCTACCGGCACTTCCGGTCGACCGCGGACCTCGGCGTCGCGCTGGTCGAGGAGGCGCTCGGCAGCCTGCACCCCGTGCTCGGGGATCTGATGTCGGCGGTGGGCGACAGTGACGAACTCATCGAGCGTGCCGTCGATCTGATCGCCCGCCATGTCGACGGGTACCCCGCACACGTCCGGTTCATCGCGCGCGAACGGCACAGCGGGGTCCAGCCGGTGCGGGACGCCATCCAGGGGCAACTGACCCGGTTCGCCGAGGAGGTGCGCGGCGAGCTGGCCAAGCGGCCGGAGACCGAGGGGTGGACCGACGACGACCGGCTGATGCTCGCGGGCCTGTACGTCGATCAGATGCTGATGACCGCCTCGCTCTTCCTGAAGGCCCAGGACGAGTCGGAGGAGGAACGCCTGCGGGTGACCCGGCTGGCGAGCCGCCGGATGCGGCTGATCAGCATCGGCTGTCGCCACTGGCTGGACTGA
- a CDS encoding trimeric intracellular cation channel family protein, whose protein sequence is MSPYPLDLIGIFVFAISGALLAVRKNFDIFGIAVLAEVTALGGGLFRDLIIGAVPPAAFTDLGYFLTPLLAALLVFFLHPHVERIQTGVNVFDAAGLGLFCVAGTTKAYEYGLGLTASATLGLATAVGGGVLRDVLANEVPSLLRWDRDLYAVPAMVGSGLVVLCISQDALNPVTSALAAVTAFVLRLLAMRYHWRAPRAWNRRSAAVEEA, encoded by the coding sequence GTGTCCCCCTACCCGCTCGACCTGATCGGCATCTTCGTCTTCGCCATCTCCGGCGCGCTGCTGGCCGTCCGCAAGAACTTCGACATCTTCGGCATCGCCGTCCTCGCCGAGGTCACCGCGCTCGGCGGCGGCCTGTTCCGAGACCTGATCATCGGTGCCGTACCGCCGGCCGCCTTCACCGACCTCGGCTACTTCCTCACTCCGCTGCTCGCCGCCCTCCTGGTCTTCTTCCTCCATCCGCACGTGGAGCGCATCCAGACCGGGGTGAACGTCTTCGACGCGGCCGGCCTCGGCCTCTTCTGCGTCGCGGGCACGACGAAGGCCTACGAGTACGGGCTCGGCCTGACCGCCTCCGCCACCCTCGGCCTCGCCACGGCGGTCGGCGGAGGTGTGCTGCGGGACGTCCTCGCCAACGAGGTCCCCTCGCTGCTGCGCTGGGACCGCGACCTGTACGCCGTGCCCGCGATGGTCGGCAGCGGGCTGGTGGTCCTGTGCATCAGCCAGGACGCCCTCAACCCCGTCACCTCGGCCCTCGCCGCGGTCACCGCCTTCGTCCTGCGGCTGCTGGCGATGCGGTACCACTGGCGGGCGCCGCGCGCGTGGAACCGGCGGTCCGCCGCTGTCGAGGAGGCGTGA
- a CDS encoding ABC transporter permease, which produces MISYIIRRTIAAVILLLVVTAVTFGIFFILPKLAGQTADQLAQQYIGKNPSPSDIEAVKRNLGLDQPVYEQYWNFIKGIVSGATYDLGPSTVRCDAPCFGYSFKDHLEVWPQLTSRLPVTISLAAGAAVLWLVGGITAGVISALKPGSIFDRSAMGVALAGVSLPMFFTGQLALLLFSYQLEIFGRTYVPFTENPSQWANTLFLPWCSLALLYSAIYARLTRSGMLETMNEDYIRTARAKGLHERKVVVKHGLRAALTPLVTVFGMDLGLLLGGALITETVFSLHGIGEYAVQSISANDLPPILGVTLLAAFFVVFMNLVVDLLYATIDPRVRLS; this is translated from the coding sequence GTGATCTCGTACATCATCCGCCGGACGATCGCGGCGGTGATCCTGCTGCTCGTCGTCACCGCGGTCACCTTCGGCATCTTCTTCATCCTGCCGAAGCTCGCCGGACAGACCGCCGACCAGCTGGCACAGCAGTACATCGGCAAGAACCCCTCGCCCTCGGACATCGAGGCGGTCAAGCGGAACCTCGGCCTGGACCAGCCGGTCTACGAGCAGTACTGGAACTTCATCAAGGGCATTGTCTCCGGTGCCACGTACGACCTGGGGCCCTCCACCGTCCGCTGTGACGCCCCCTGCTTCGGCTACTCCTTCAAGGACCACCTGGAGGTCTGGCCGCAGCTCACCAGCCGCCTGCCGGTGACCATCTCGCTCGCCGCCGGTGCCGCCGTGCTGTGGCTGGTCGGCGGTATCACCGCCGGTGTCATCTCGGCCCTGAAGCCCGGGTCGATCTTCGACCGGTCCGCGATGGGCGTGGCGCTCGCCGGTGTCTCCCTGCCCATGTTCTTCACCGGACAGCTGGCCCTGCTGCTGTTCAGCTACCAGCTGGAGATCTTCGGCAGGACGTACGTCCCCTTCACCGAGAACCCCTCGCAGTGGGCCAACACCCTCTTCCTGCCGTGGTGTTCGCTGGCCCTGCTCTATTCGGCCATCTACGCCCGGCTCACCCGCTCGGGCATGCTGGAGACGATGAACGAGGACTACATCCGCACCGCGCGGGCCAAGGGCCTGCACGAGCGCAAGGTGGTCGTCAAGCACGGCCTGCGCGCCGCGCTGACCCCGCTGGTGACGGTCTTCGGCATGGACCTCGGCCTGCTCCTCGGCGGTGCCCTCATCACCGAGACCGTGTTCTCCCTGCACGGCATCGGCGAGTACGCGGTCCAGTCGATCAGCGCCAACGACCTGCCCCCGATCCTCGGGGTGACCCTGCTCGCGGCGTTCTTCGTCGTCTTCATGAACCTTGTGGTGGACCTGCTGTACGCCACGATCGACCCGCGGGTGAGGCTCTCGTGA
- a CDS encoding N-acetylmuramoyl-L-alanine amidase translates to MGTRRASKNGSDGASASGGSDAGRRVGRRALLIGTAVAAVGTAVVARDELTRAWWRVPGVTKPRKDGEVDYTGAKWVAASDANWRLADRPDDFGIDMVIIHVTQGSFDSAVKVFQDPAHGAAAHYIVRKDGHVTQMIRELDVAYHAGNRDYNERSVGIEHEGFVEKPEDFTDEMYEASARLTARICARYDIPLDREHILGHVEVPGTDHTDPGEGWDWDRYMKLVRAAAKAGTSTPA, encoded by the coding sequence GTGGGAACGAGAAGGGCTTCGAAGAACGGCTCCGACGGCGCGAGTGCCTCCGGCGGAAGCGACGCGGGCCGCCGCGTCGGCCGCCGGGCACTGCTCATCGGCACGGCCGTGGCCGCCGTCGGTACGGCCGTGGTGGCACGGGACGAGCTGACGCGCGCGTGGTGGCGGGTGCCGGGGGTCACGAAGCCGCGCAAGGACGGTGAGGTCGACTACACGGGCGCGAAGTGGGTCGCGGCGTCGGACGCGAACTGGCGGCTGGCGGACCGCCCGGACGACTTCGGCATAGACATGGTGATCATCCATGTCACCCAGGGCAGCTTCGACAGCGCGGTGAAGGTCTTCCAGGACCCGGCGCACGGCGCGGCCGCGCACTACATCGTCCGCAAGGACGGCCATGTCACGCAGATGATCCGCGAGTTGGACGTGGCGTACCACGCGGGCAACCGCGACTACAACGAGCGCAGTGTCGGCATCGAGCACGAGGGTTTCGTCGAGAAGCCCGAGGACTTCACGGACGAGATGTACGAGGCCTCCGCGAGGCTGACGGCCCGGATCTGCGCCCGGTACGACATCCCTCTCGACCGCGAGCACATCCTCGGCCATGTCGAGGTCCCCGGGACGGACCACACGGATCCCGGCGAGGGCTGGGACTGGGACCGCTACATGAAGCTGGTGCGCGCGGCGGCGAAGGCCGGGACGTCGACGCCCGCCTGA